The sequence TTTTTGTTTGTCATAAAACTAAAAGAGAACTTGTTTTGCACACAATGTCAAGGAGGAGACACATGTCAAAAGAACAAAAACGCCAAGCGTTTTATACTCAAAGTCCTGAAGAGGTCTTGAAGTCGGTTGAAGCAACTGAGCAAGGTCTCTCGTCTAGCGAAGCACAGAAACGCCTAGCTGAATATGGACGCAATGAACTGGAAGAGGGTGAGAAAAAATCTCTCCTAGTCAAATTTATCGAGCAATTTAAGGATTTGATGATTATCATCCTAGTTGCTGCGGCTATCTTGTCAGTCGTAACTTCTGGTGGGGAAGATATCGCAGATGCCATCATTATCCTTGCTGTGGTTATCATCAACGCTGCCTTTGGTGTTTACCAAGAAGGAAAAGCAGAAGAAGCCATCGAAGCCCTCAAATCTATGTCTAGTCCAGCTGCTCGCGTTATTCGTGATGGACACATGGCTGAGATTGATTCCAAAGAATTGGTACCAGGTGATATCGTAGCTCTCGAAGCAGGTGATGTAGTGCCAGCAGACCTACGTTTGCTAGAAGCTAATTCTCTTAAAATCGAAGAAGCAGCTCTGACAGGTGAGTCTGTTCCAGTTGAAAAAGATTTGACTGTAGAACTCGCTGCAGATGCTGGTATTGGTGACCGTGTCAATATGGCCTTCCAAAACTCAAACGTGACCTACGGTCGTGGTCTTGGTGTTGTTGTCAATACAGGTATGTATACTGAAGTGGGTCATATCGCTGGCATGCTCCAAGATGCGGATGAGACAGATACGCCACTCAAACAAAACTTGAACAACCTTTCTAAGGTTTTGACCTATGCTATCTTGGTCATTGCCCTTGTTACTTTTGTTGTTGGTGTCTTCATTCAAGGAAAAAATCCACTTGGTGAGTTGATGACCTCTGTTGCGCTTGCTGTTGCAGCCGTTCCAGAAGGACTCCCAGCTATCGTGACGATCGTTCTTGCCCTTGGTACTCAAGTTTTGGCCAAACGAAACTCTATCGTTCGTAAGTTGCCAGCAGTCGAAACACTTGGTTCAACAGAAATCATCGCTTCTGATAAGACTGGTACACTTACCATGAACAAGATGACAGTCGAGAAAGTCTTCTATGACGCAGTCCTACATGACTCAGCTGATGAGATTGAACTTGGCTTGGACATGCCCCTACTTCGTTCTGTTGTCTTGGCCAACGATACCAAGATTGATGCTGAAGGAAACCTGATTGGGGATCCAACGGAAACAGCCTTCATCCAGTATGCCTTGGACAAGGGTTACGATGTTAAAGGGTTCTTAGAGAAATATCCTCGTGTAGCTGAATTACCGTTTGACTCAGATCGTAAACTCATGTCAACGGTTCATCCATTGCCAGATGGTAAATTCCTCGTGGCAGTCAAGGGGGCTCCAGATCAACTCTTGAAACGTTGTGTTGCTCGTGATAAGGCTGGAGATGTTGCTCCGATTGATGAGAAAGTCACTGAATTAATCCATACAAACAACTCGGAAATGGCTCACCAAGCCTTGCGTGTCCTTGCAGGTGCTTATAAGATTATAGATAGTATTCCAGAAAATCTTACTTCTGAAGAGCTTGAAAACAACTTGATCTTTACTGGTTTGATTGGGATGATTGACCCTGAGCGTGCCGAAGCGGCAGAAGCCGTTCGTGTCGCTAAGGAAGCGGGAATCCGTCCAATCATGATTACGGGTGACCACCAAGACACAGCAGAAGCTATTGCCAAACGTTTGGGAATTATCGATGAAAATGACTCGGAAGACCGTGTCTTGACTGGTGCTGAGCTTAACGAACTTTCTGATGAAGAATTTGAAAAAGTCGTTGGTCAATACTCTGTTTATGCGCGTGTATCTCCGGAGCACAAGGTTCGTATCGTGAAAGCTTGGCAAAACCAAGGTAAGGTCGTTGCCATGACAGGTGACGGTGTTAATGATGCGCCAGCTCTGAAAACAGCCGACATCGGTATCGGTATGGGAATCACTGGTACAGAGGTTTCTAAGGGAGCTTCTGACATGATTCTTGCGGATGATAACTTTGCGACCATTATCGTCGCAGTTGAAGAAGGACGTAAGGTCTTCTCAAATATTCAAAAGACCATTCAGTACTTACTTTCTGCCAATACTGCTGAAGTATTAACTATCTTCTTATCAACCTTGTTTGGTTGGGACGTCTTGCAGCCAGTTCATCTTTTGTGGATCAACTTGGTAACCGATACCTTCCCAGCTATCGCTCTTGGTGTTGAACCTGCTGAGCCAGGTGTTATGACCCACAAACCTCGTGGACGTAAGTCAAGCTTCTTCTCAGGTGGTGTTTTGAGTTCTATCATCTATCAAGGTGTACTCCAAGCAGCTATTGTTATGAGTGTTTATGGACTTGCAATTGCTTACCCAGTTCATGTGGGTGACAATCATGCCATTCATGCGGATGCCCTTACTATGGCCTTTGCAACCCTTGGTTTGATTCAACTATTCCATGCCTACAATGTCAAGTCTGTTTACCAATCCATCTTGACAGTTGGCCCATTCAAGTCTAAGACCTTTAACTGGTCCATCTTGGTATCCTTCATCCTTCTCATGGCAACAATCGTCGTAGAACCGCTTGAAGGTATCTTCCATGTTACCAAACTGGACTTGTCACAATGGGGTATTGTTCTAGCTGGAAGCTTCTCAATGATACTTATCGTCGAAATCGTTAAGTTTGTTCAACGTAAACTTGGTCTTGATAAGAATGCGATTTAAAAAGAAAGTCATCTTCGGATGACTTTTTTTGCATTTGAGGGAAAGGACTAGAAGTTGCCCCCTTTTGTGCTATAATAAAGTAAAGTTGTAAGGAGCGTAAGAGAATGGAAAAGAGAATTGTCCGAGATGTCTTATTCTTGTCGCAGGTCTCGAAACCTGCAAGTCAAGAAGACCTTTATCTGGCTAAGGATTTGCAGGATACCCTGCTGGCTAATCTAGAGACCTGTGTCGGTCTGGCGGCTAATATGATTGGTGTGCAGAAGCGCGTGATTATCTTTAATCTTGGTCTAGTTCCCATGGTTATGTTTAACCCCATTCTCCTTTCCTATAAAGGACCTTACGAGACAGAGGAAGGTTGTTTATCCTTGACAGGAGTGAGACCAACGACTCGTTATGAAACGATTACGGTTTCCTATCGTGATAGTAAGTGGCAGGAGCAGACCATTACGCTAACAGGTTTTCCAGCTCAGATCTGCCAACATGAACTGGATCATTTGGAAGGACGGATTATTTAGGAGGAACTCAGATGAAACGCATCCTTTTTGAACTTGTTTTGGTCGCGACGACCTGGTATATCTTTTTACCACCCTTCAATCTGACTAGCTGGGAATTCATCTTCTTTCTCTGTGGGCATCTAGTGGTGATGGGCATTTTGTTTAGTTTCCGCAAGGGTACCAATTTGGTCAAGACAGTTCACCTACGCCATGGCAAGGTTACCAACGAACTCAATCTAGAAGGATTTCTTTTTACCAAACTTAGTAGAGGATTGTTTCTGACTGCAGGTATCATCTTTGCACTCGCTGGTCTGGTAAGCCTAGTGACCTCTAGCTTTTTCCAAGCCAAAAATTATGCTAATGTGGTGTCTATCACAGAAAAAGATTTTAAAGATTTTCCTAAGAGTGATACCAGTAAGGTTCCAATCCTAGATCGGAGCACTGCAGAAAAGATTGGTGACCGTTACCTAGGCTCTCTGACGGATAAGGTCTCCCAGTACGTAGCAGCAGATACTTATACCCAGCTGACTGTTGATGGAAAGCCCTATCGGGTGACACCTTTAGAGTATGCCGACCCGATCAAATGGTTTAATAATCAGTCCAAGGGAATTGGTGAGTATATCAAGGTTGATATGGTGACAGGAAATGCGGAATTAGTGGATTTAAAAACGCCCATGAAGTATTCAGACTCTGAGTATTTTAATCGTGATGTCAAACGTCATCTTCGAATCAAGTACCCAACCAAGATTTTTAAAACGCCATCCTTTGAGGTGGATGATGAAGGCAATCCCTTCTATGTAGCAACCGTTTATCAAAAACAGTTTGGTCTAGGAGTTCCTCGTCCTTCATCTGTTATTATCTTAGATGCTACCAATGGAGAAACCAAGGAATACAGCTTGGATGAGGTGCCAGAATGGGTGGACCGTGTCTATCCAGCCGAAGAAACTATCGAACAAATCAACTACAACGGCAAGTATAAAGACGGCTTCTGGAATGCCTTGATTTCTAAGAAAAATGTTACCCAAACGACAGAGGGCTATAACTATCTTTCTATCGGAAATGACATTTATCTCTACACGGGAGTGACTTCAGCAAATGCTGACGAAAGTAATCTAGGATTTATCCTTGAAAATATGCGCACTGGTGAAATCACCAAGTACAATCTAGCTTCAGCAACTGAAGAATCAGCCCGTGCTTCCGCAGAAGGAGCAGTGCAAGAGAAGGCCTACAAGGCTACCTTCCCTATCCTTGTTAATCTCAATGACAAGCCTCTTTATATCATGGGCTTAAAGGACAATGCAGGCTTGGTCAAGGAATATGCATTGGTCGATGCCGTGGAGTACCAAAACGTCATCGTAGCAGCTACGGTAGATGAACTCCTCAGCAAATATGCCAATAAAAATGACCTAGAGTTGGATAATGAAACGGTAGAAAACATCAAGGGAGTGGTTTCAGATCTTAAATCAGCTGTCATCAAGGGGGATACCGTTTACTTCTTCAAAGTTGATGGCAAGATTTATAAGGTCAAGGCTTCAGTGTCAGACGACCTTCCTTACCTCGAAAATGGTCAATCTTTTGAAGGTCAAGTTGGAAAGGATAACTATCTCAAGAGCTTTAAAGTCAAGTAAAAGAAACCTCGGTATGAACCGAGGTTTTTAAGATGAAATTCTTGGTCGTGATTGAAAAATATGCTACACTAACAATATGAAAATTTTAATCCCAACAGCAAAAGAAATGAACACAAACCATCCTTGTATCGAAGCGCTCCCCTTGAGGGAAGAAAGTCAGGCAGTCCTTGACTCACTGGCGCACTACTCAGCCAGTGAATTAGAGACTTTTTATAAGGTATCTGTCGAGAAAGCAGAAGAAGAGTACGGCCATATTCAAGCTTTAAAAGATCACAGGGCTAAACATTATCCAGCCTTGAAACTTTTCGATGGTCTCATGTATCGTCACATCAAACGAAATGGGTTAACCGAAGCTGAACAAACCTATCTTGAAAATCATGTCCTGATTACCTCGGCTTTATACGGTGTTGTCCCAGCCTTGTCGCCTATGGCTCCTCACCGTTTGGACTTCTTGATGAAGTTAAAAGTGGCTAGAAAAACCCTAAAGACTCATTGGAAATCAGCCTATGATGAGGCACTTCAGGACGAGGACTTGATATTCTCACTCCTATCATCAGAGTTTGAAACCGTATTTTCGAAGGAAATTAGAGAAAAGATGGTGACCTTCAAATTTATGGAGGACAAGGCAGGCCAGTTGAAAATCCACTCAACCATTTCAAAAAAAGCCCGTGGTGCCTTTTTGACCGCCTTGATAGAGGGGCAAATCCATACAGTCGAACAAGCTCGCAAGCTCAGTTTTGCAGGTTTTGACTACCGACCTGATTTATCAAGTGATTTAGAACTCGTCTTTGTAAAACAAGCATAAAACCAGCTCATTCGAGCTGGTTTTTGCTGGATTAGTTGATGGCTGCAAGAAGGTCGTCCGCTTGTTTTGCAAGTGATGAAGCAGTTGCTTCTTCTAACACCAATTTTCCATCTGCCCAAGCAGAGTCATTGACACGAGCAGCTGTAAAGTCACCAACGACTTGTGTACGGATAAATGGCAAGAGGTCTTTGTAAATAGCAAAGAGTTGATCGTGACCGGCATTGGCTACAGATGAGACAGTAACAAACTTGTCTTGGAGGGCAGAAGCTCCACGTGTATCAGACAAGTCAAGAGCACGCGAGAGCCAGTCAAGCAAGTTCTTCACTGTTCCAGGGATAGAGAAGTTGTAGACTGGAGAGAAAATCCAGATGGCATCCGCAGCAAGGACTGCTTCACGAGCAGCAGCTACAGCTGGATGAGTTGGAACTTCCAAATCTTGGCTGAAGAGAGGAACAGCTGAGTAATCAAGATAGCTAACTTCTGCTTTTCCAGCAAGTGCTTTTTCAGCTTCGAGGGCCATTTGGTGGTTGAAAGAACCTTGGCGTAGTGAACCGACGATAAATAATACTTTTTTAGACATGATGTGTCTCCTTTAGTTTAAAATTCAAAGAGCGAACTCTTTTGTTACCATCCATGTTACAACAAATGATACTAATTAGCAATAATTTTGCTCACAAATTTTTAAATTTTTTTAAAATCTGGATTAAGTCTTCCTTTTCGCCATCTTCCAAGATGCTGAGTGCTTCTACAATCGAATCGATATGGTCAGGAAGAACCTCCTCGATTTTTCTGCGTCCTGCAGGTGTTAATTTCAGGAAAAAGGAGCGACGATCCTTGGGGTCGCAAGTTCTAGAAATCCATCCATCTCGAACCATATTTCGAATGACAACAGTCATGTTTCCAGAAGTGGCTAGCATTTTTTCAATCAAATCCTGAATGCGCAGTTCCCCCTTGCTATAGAGGGTTTCCAAAACTGAAAATTGGGTGGGTGTTAGCCCGTGTTCTTTAGCAGCCTTGGCTTCATATGGTTTAAAAGTCCGTATGGCTTTATTAAGGACGATAGCCGTTTTTAAGTCTAGTTGATTATCGGAAATTTTCTCTTTCAAATATTGTTTCATAAGCTTTATTTTATCAATAATGAGAGAGAAAAACAAGAACTTACATTTTATAGGAAAAGATTCTTAGAATGTTCCCGTCTTCACTTGTAATAAAGAAGGAGAGATGGTAAAATAGACGAGTGAAACTAAGACAGAAAAAAGCAAAAAACAAGCTACTTTTACAGTATGGAATCGGCATTGCTCTGGTAGTACTAGTCATGACGACTTCCTTCCTTTATCTGATATCACTCAGCATGAAACCCTATCAAGATGCTAGAGTTGAGGGAGAAAAACTAGCCAAGCAGTATGCAGAATTGGAAGAGGCAGATCAGGTTGATTTTTATAATGGACTAGAAGGTTATTACAGCGTTTTAGGACATAATAAAAAGCAAGAGGCCATTGCCGTACTGATTGAAAAGAATGACCACAAGATTTATGTCTATCAGCTTGATAAGGGGATTTCTCAAGACAAGGCAGCGACGATTTCGAGGGAAAAAGGTGCTAGCGACATTGACAAAGTCACTTTTGGTCGCTATCAGGACAAGCCGATTTGGGAAGTTAAGTCAGGAAACCACTACTATCTGATAGATTTTGAAACAGGAGCAGTGATCCAATAAGGAGGGCATATGAAACTATCCAAACGTGTACTAGAAATGGAAGAAAGCGTCACTCTAGCTAGTGATGCAAGAGCCAAAGCGTTAAAAGCTCAAGGAAAAGATGTTCTTTTCTTAACCTTGGGACAGCCAGATTTTCATACTCCTGAAAATATTCAGGATGCGGCGGTGGAAGCGATTCGTGATGGACGAGCTTCCTTTTATACAGTTGCTTCAGGTCTGCCAGACTTAAAGGCTGCGGTTAATACCTACTTTGAACGCTATTATGGCTATTCTGTAGCAGCCAATGAGGTTACCTTTGCCACAGGTGCTAAGTTCTCTCTCTACACCTTCTTTATGGCTGTGGTCAATCCAGGTGATGAGGTCATCATTCCTACACCATACTGGGTCAGCTATGGAGACCAGGTCAAGATGGCAGAAGGTGTGCCAGTCTTTGTCCAGGCCAAGGAAGACAATCACTTTAAAGTAACAGTAGAGCAGTTAGAAGTAGCTCGTACAGATAAGACCAAGGTCTTGGTTCTCAATTCACCATCGAATCCGACTGGTATGATCTACTCTCGTGAGGAACTCTTGGCTATCGGAAATTGGGCTGTTGCGCATGATGTCCTTATCCTAGCAGATGATATTTATGGACGTCTGGTTTATAACGGGAACGAATTTGTTCCAATTTCTAGTTTGTCAGAAGCCATTCGCAAGCAAACCATTGTGATTAACGGTGTATCTAAGGCCTATGCCATGACTGGTTGGCGGGTAGGTTATGCTGTGGGAAATCCTGAAATTATCGCTGCTATGAGCAAATTAACAGGACAAACGACTTCAAATCTGACAGCAGTATCTCAATATGCAACGATTGAGGCGCTGACTGGACCGCAAGACTCTGTTGAAACCATGCGCCAAGCCTTTGAAGAGCGCTTGAATACCATTTATCCTCTCTTGTGCCAAGTACCAGGATTTGAAGTTGTCAAGCCCCAAGGAGCCTTCTATCTTTTCCCAAATGTCAAAAAAGCGATGGAGATGAAGGGTTATACCGATGTGACAGAGTTTACAACGGCTATTCTCGAAGAAGTCGGCCTTGCCTTGATTACAGGAGCTGGATTTGGAGCACCAGAAAATGTTCGTCTCAGCTATGCCACAGACTTGGACACATTAAAAGAAGCTATTCGTCGTTTGCACCAGTTTATGGAAAAATAAAACTTAGAATCTTCGCCTTTTTAGCGAAGATTTTTTGTAACGAAAATCTCGCGATTTTTATCTAGTAGAACCTAGCTATCACAGTCTATTTATGGTAAAATAGTGGGTAATGATGTCTTCGGACAAGTTAAACGAAAAAAGGAAGATAGATTATGACAAAACGTGTAACAATTATTGATGTAAAAGACTACGTTGGTCAAGAAGTGACCATCGGAGCCTGGGTTGCCAACAAATCAGGAAAAGGGAAAATTGCCTTCTTGCAATTGCGTGATGGAACAGCCTTCTTCCAAGGTGTAGCCTTTAAACCAAACTTTATTGAAAAGTTCGGTGAGGAAGTGGGGCTAGAGAAGTTTGATACGATTAAACGCCTAAGCCAAGAAACTTCTGTTTATGTGACAGGAATTGTCAAAGAAGACGAACGTTCTAAGTTTGGCTATGAGTTGGATATTACAGACATCGAAGTGATCGGTGAATCTCAAGACTACCCAATCACACCAAAAGAACACGGAACAGACTTCTTGATGGACAACCGTCACTTGTGGCTCCGCTCTCGTAAGCAAGTAGCAGTGATGCAAATCCGTAACGCTATCATCTATGCAACTTATGAGTTTTTCGACAAGAACGGCTTCATGAAATTTGATAGCCCAATTCTTTCAGGAAACGCGGCTGAAGATTCAACAGAACTCTTTGAAACAGACTACTTCGGAACGCCAGCCTACTTGAGTCAATCTGGTCAGCTTTACCTAGAAGCAGGGGCTATGGCTCTTGGTCGTGTATTTGACTTTGGTCCAGTATTCCGTGCTGAAAAATCAAAAACGCGTCGTCACTTGACTGAGTTCTGGATGATGGATGCGGAGTACTCCTACTTGACACACGATGAGTCACTTGACTTGCAAGAAGCTTATGTTAAAGCCCTTCTTCAAGGTGTTCTTGATCGTGCGCCTCAAGCCTTGGAAACCTTGGAACGTGATACAGATCTCTTGAAACGCTACATTGCAGAGCCGTTCAAACGCATCACTTACGATCAAGCCATTGACCTCTTGCAAGAGCATGAGAATGATGAAGATGCTGACTATGAGCATCTTGAGCATGGCGATGACTTTGGTTCACCACACGAAACCTGGATTTCAAACCACTTTGGTGTGCCAACATTTGTCATGAACTACCCAGCAGCTATCAAGGCCTTCTACATGAAACCAGTTCCTGGAAATCCAGAGCGCGTGCTTTGTGCAGACTTGCTCGCACCAGAAGGTTACGGAGAAATCATCGGTGGTTCTATGCGTGAGGAAGACTACGATGCCCTTGTAGCTAAGATGGATGAACTTGGTATGGATCGTACAGAGTATGAATTCTATCTTGACCTTCGTAAATACGGTACAGTTCCACACGGAGGATTTGGTATCGGTATCGAGCGTATGGTAACCTTCGCAGCTGGAACCAAACACATCCGTGAAGCCATTCCATTCCCACGTATGTTGCATCGTATCAAACCATAAACTAGTAAAAAGAAGATATTTTCATCTTCTTTTTTCACTTTTCTCTTGCTATCTACTAGTATTTCTAGTATAATAGTTAATTGTGAGCAAACCTCACTTACCCCTTGCAAAGACTAGGGGTCATTAGACCAAAAGGAGGAACATATCAATGGCTAAATACGAAATTCTTTATATCATTCGTCCAAACATTGAAGAAGAAGCGAAAAACGCTTTGGTAGCACGTTTTGACTCTATCTTGACTGACAACGGTGCAACTGTTGTTGAATCAAAATCATGGGAAAAACGTCGTCTTGCATACGAAATCCAAGATTTCCGCGAAGGACTTTACCACATCGTTAACGTTGAAGCTAACGACGACGCAGCTCTTAAAGAGTTTGACCGTCTTTCAAAAATCAACGCTGACATTCTTCGTCACATGATCGTCAAACTTGACGCGTAAGAAGGTAGATTATGATTAACAATGTTGTACTTGTAGGGCGTATGACTCGTGACGCTGAGTTGCGTTATACCCCATCAAATGTAGCAGTTGCGACTTTTACTCTTGCAGTAAACCGTACATTCAAGAGTCAAAATGGCGAACGTGAGGCTGATTTTATCAATGTCGTTATGTGGCGCCAACAGGCTGAAAATCTTGCTAACTGGGCTAAAAAAGGCTCTCTTATCGGGATCACAGGTCGTATCCAGACTCGTAGTTACGATAACCAGCAAGGACAACGTGTCTACGTAACAGAAGTCGTGGCTGAGAATTTCCAAATGTTGGAAAGCCGCGGAGTGCGCGAAGGACATACAGGTGGGGCTTATTCTGCACCAACTGCTGGTCAATCAGCACCTGCAAACCCAGTACCAGACTTTTCACGTTCTGAAAATCCATTCGGAGCAACCAATCCATTGGACATTTCAGATGATGATTTACCATTCTAATGGACAATTAATACTATAAAGGAGAAAAAACATGGCTCAACAACGTCGTGGCGGATTCAAACGCCGTAAAAAAGTTGATTACATCGCAGCAAACAAAATTGAATATGTTGATTACAAAGATACTGAACTTCTTAGCCGTTTCGTTTCAGAACGTGGGAAAATCCTTCCACGTCGTGTAACAGGAACTTCAGCTAAAAACCAACGTAAAGTAACAACAGCTATCAAACGCGCTCGCGTAATGGCTTTGATGCCTTTCGTAAACGAAGATTAAAAAAGAGGTCCAGTGGACCTCTTTTTCATGAGCTCGGAAATAAGAAAGCGAATAAGATCCTTACGGGTCTTTTTTTCACGAGCCTTGAAATGAGAAGGCGAGTTCAGTCTGGGTGGACCTCTTTTTCAGATTTTTATAGGATTTTGTTAGAAAGGATTTCCTGTTGACATAGTAAGATTCTTTTGTCTTACTAGGTTTTTTCTTTTAATCTTTATTATCGTGCTATAATGGTAGAAGAAAGCTATAAAGGAGCAACTTATGAAGAGGACATGTTCAATTAGAAAAATGCAAGAATCTGACATAAAAGAACTATCTCGAGGATTTATCAGCCAAGGTTGGCCAAGTAGAGAGGAGATTTTAACTCGATACTTTAAGGAGCAAGAAAGTGGGGAGAGAGAAGTCTTAGTTGCAGAGGTTGAGGGTGCTTTGGCGGGTTATATCTCAATTTTGCCCTGCGCTAAGCAGGGGCCTTTTGCAGAAATCTATCCAGAACTCTCAGATTTTAATGTCTTTGAACCTTTTCAAAATCAAGGTATTGGAAATCTCTTGCTGGAAGAAGCAGAAAAACGAGTTAGGCTCATATCGGATAAGGTGACCCTTGGTGTTGGGCTCCATTCAGGGTATGGACCTGCCCAGAGATTGTACATCAAACGAGGCTATATTCCAGATGGGACGGGTGTTTGGTATCAGAACCATCAACCGGCCATGAATGCGGTTTGTGAAGATATCGGAGAATTGGTCTTGTATCTGTCGAAAAATTTGTCTTAAGACAGATTTTATAAGATTTAAATCTTAAATATAGTAAACAATCATAGTCCCTTTTTCATTCGAAAAAGGGATTTTTTTGTTTGAAATTGTTTGATTTATTCCTCAAATTGGTAAAATATGATTGTTTGAATTATCAAGTTAAAAATAAATATCGAAAAAAACATATAAGGTTTAGTTTTTTTAAATACGGATTCTTTTAAAAAGTCTTAAAATTTCCTAAAATAAGGCTTTTTAAAGGTTGTAAATAATATTGTTACAAAAAGGTTACAAATTGTTAAAATTAAATTAAATGCAATAATATAATTTGGGAAAAATTTGACATATAAATTAATTGACGGTAAAATAATTAAGATAATCAAATTAATTGATTTGCGCAATAATTCGATATAAAGATTAATCTGATGTGTCAAGTTTTATTATAGTAGAAGGATAGCATAATGAAGAAACTGAAAGTGATGGTTGTTTTTGGAACACGACCAGAAGCTATTAAAATGGCCCCTTTAGTGTTAGAATTGCAAAAACATAGTGACAGCATTGAGACGATCACAGTTGTGACAGCTCAGCACCGTCAAATGCTGGA comes from Streptococcus oralis and encodes:
- the ssbA gene encoding single-stranded DNA-binding protein SsbA, whose amino-acid sequence is MINNVVLVGRMTRDAELRYTPSNVAVATFTLAVNRTFKSQNGEREADFINVVMWRQQAENLANWAKKGSLIGITGRIQTRSYDNQQGQRVYVTEVVAENFQMLESRGVREGHTGGAYSAPTAGQSAPANPVPDFSRSENPFGATNPLDISDDDLPF
- the rpsR gene encoding 30S ribosomal protein S18 is translated as MAQQRRGGFKRRKKVDYIAANKIEYVDYKDTELLSRFVSERGKILPRRVTGTSAKNQRKVTTAIKRARVMALMPFVNED
- a CDS encoding GNAT family N-acetyltransferase yields the protein MKRTCSIRKMQESDIKELSRGFISQGWPSREEILTRYFKEQESGEREVLVAEVEGALAGYISILPCAKQGPFAEIYPELSDFNVFEPFQNQGIGNLLLEEAEKRVRLISDKVTLGVGLHSGYGPAQRLYIKRGYIPDGTGVWYQNHQPAMNAVCEDIGELVLYLSKNLS